AATACGTCATGTGctctctatatatattttttttagaaggtGGCCTCCATTTGTTTGCTTATCGCACAATTGGGTCCAAGTGTTGTGGCAGAAGGAGCCTAatcagttagcttagcatcagtTAGCTCGACGATGATACAGCAGCTGGAGGCGCTCAAAGCGAAAGTTAAACAGCTTcacgttaaaaacaaacataacgacGAAAACTTGGCTGCTCACAGCGTGTGCCGAACCGGACCGCCAGCCGAAGTCTGCCcgacgtcgccgccgccgccccggAGCGAGAAAAAGGCGCCCGGTTTCGGTCCATTCTCCCACAAGTTGACGTTCAAGCCGCTCGCCGCCATGTTGGGGAAAATCTTTGCCGGAAGTGACGTACCGGATGACGAGGCTTGTTGgcgaaagttttatttttttttgtgttttcctttGAGGTGAATTGTTTGATTTTCTAATATTGTGAATGTTAAGAAGAAAAGATGGAAACTTTGAACTGGTGTTTATGTTCTAATACTGTAATTGTTAAAAGAagcggttgaaaaaaaaatggaatcgtGAAACCGGAAGCCAAGCCTTTTATCTTGAAAGCTTTCACCGGAAGTGGGCTTCACCCGGTGAGACTTGACTTTTCAGAGCGCTTCAGAACTTGAACAAGAGACGCAAGCGCATTCCGAAAGTCGCTCGTTGGCTGCTTTTCTTTTCAGACGGAGGTTAAgagcaaactttttttcattcatttcggTGCCGCGCGCTCGCCATGCTGCGCTTGGCGGCGCTTCGCTCTGCTGCGGTTCGACCGCGGAGgctcccgccgccgccgccgccgccgccgtctgcGCCGTGGCGGTTGCTCGGAACTCACGGGCGCAAAGAGGCCAGGGAGCCGCTGAACTCGCCCAGGCGGGCCAAGGAGTTCATCTACCGCCTGCAGCCCCGCGAGAGGGCCTGCTTGCTCAAGGAGCTGCAGGACTTTGAGTCCATCGCCATCGCTCAAGGTGCGTCCCTTTTTATACGCCTCACTTCCGGCTTTGAGACTCACCTGGGGGCCTTCGAAACAATGGGCGTGGCCTACACCCCAGCGCCGGCCGTGATTGGTCGCGCGAGTTTTAATTGGACATCCGGGAACTCTTTGGGAGTTCGTCAGCCCAAAGACATGTTTGTCTCCACTGGAAACATCAAATCATCCTCAAAAGATGACTTTGTTCATGTGACTCACCATATTTTTAgtcctagatttttttttctgaccaccTATGTAGAAGTACCTTCTAGAAGTCCAAATTtgataggtttttttttttttttctccccccccctccACAGAATCGTTGGAACCTTCACCGCCAACCGCGGCTCAGATCCGATATGGTGAGTTTCATCAAAACTAAATTAGGACTAAAAGGACGCAAACTCACCTGGCGCCGGTTTGCTGGTTTCAGTTTTATTCCACAATACGCTTCCCTTCATCGGCTTTGGTTTCCTGGACAACGCCATCATGATCTCAGCCGTGAGTTTTTCTTGCGTTGACGTCAGCTACCGGGCATGGAAATGATGTACTGCATTGACTTTCGTCTTCCTGCAGGGAACGCAGATTGAGCTTTCCATCGGAATCACGCTGGGAATCTCCACCATGGCCGGTAACATGCTATCATTTCAAAGAAATCGTTCCCAAAAAGTTGGGAGTTGAGTTTAGCGCGGCCACCTTCCATCGCAGTGTTCCCACTAGCGCCCCCGGCTGGCCCGGAGGATCATCAGCACGACCGTTGCGaacgtttgcaaatgtttttttttttttctctctttcttttgtGCCCGCGCAGCCGCCGCCCTGGGGAATCTGGTTTCCGACCTGGCGGGTCTCGGGTAAGAACTTTCGCCGCTTGCCTCCAACAAGTCTTGAATGGCAATTTTGGAGATGTTATCGGATTGTGATATTTGTTGCGAGCAGGccgaggttattttagttcacgaaAACGAAGGAAAAGctcaaattcaaaaaacgaaaatgctctcagaaaaacaaaaactaacaaactacattttatgtttacaaaactaaaaaaaaaaaaaagttaaataaaataaaaacgaaaatgccttCTAAAcaatgaaaactgaaactacattttccgAATTAAAACtacctacattaaaaaaaacaacaactcaagaactaaaataaaatgaaaactataataataataataataataataccatctggcagcagccaatcgaaaagcaccaaaagatgttgCCTGCCCACGGTCCACAATTTGTTTCAAAAACTCAAACTCCTTCGGTACCTGCAATCTGTGCCGTCCATCTcattttgctttctttttttttctctccagctTGGCAGGTTACGTGGAGGCGCTGGCGTCCAAGCTGGGCATGCAGGTGCCGGACTTGACGCCCAAGCAGGCCGACATGTGGCAGACCCGGCTCAGCTCGCACACGGTCAGGCCGACGCCCGAACCCCGCCCGCTTCGCCGCCATTAAtcacgtccgtccgtccgtccgtcccgcAGGGGAAGGCCATCGGCGTCATCATCGGCTGCGTCTTGGGAATGTTCCCGCTCTTGTTTGtcagcgacgacgacgacaagaagaagaaagccaaaGCGGCGACGTCGTCCTGATGTCTCGTCAAGAAGCACCTGCGCAATTTCCTCACAACATTTCCACCGCAATTGTGGAATTACGGCTCCATAACATTCATTCACACGCCAAATGGCAAAATGATTGACACGCTTTCCATCATTGGCAGGAGAAAAATATTGTCTTGTGGTTGCAATCGTTTTCATGGCTTCAGTCCACTTGTGACATTCGGGAAAGTTCTCCTCTCCGATGCCACCGACGGGAAAAATGGAATGTTATTTTGCTGCGTCTCGCACCAaacacgacttttttttttatttttttttattgctggaTATATTttatggcaaaataaaaaataatttcattaacaacataaaataaaagcaaaatgcttttttaaaaacactaactgaaaatacatgtgatgtttacaaaaaaaagtaaaataaataaaatcaaaacaaaaatgcctttcaaaaaatgaaaacgacCAAACTtgattttgtttacaaaacttaaaaaaaaacactaaaacttaaataaaataaaaaaattgttaaataataaaataaataaaaccgaaAATGccttttaaacaataaaaactacattt
This portion of the Festucalex cinctus isolate MCC-2025b chromosome 19, RoL_Fcin_1.0, whole genome shotgun sequence genome encodes:
- the tmem65 gene encoding transmembrane protein 65; the encoded protein is MLRLAALRSAAVRPRRLPPPPPPPPSAPWRLLGTHGRKEAREPLNSPRRAKEFIYRLQPRERACLLKELQDFESIAIAQESLEPSPPTAAQIRYVLFHNTLPFIGFGFLDNAIMISAGTQIELSIGITLGISTMAAAALGNLVSDLAGLGLAGYVEALASKLGMQVPDLTPKQADMWQTRLSSHTGKAIGVIIGCVLGMFPLLFVSDDDDKKKKAKAATSS